tcgtcttgggctttaaataaagtgttggtttccatttaatttcctttaactattatttatttttgggttgtaataaggccaattttaacttttcttttatttcttttcgaattattttaattttaataactttaaaaattggttaataattattcaaatgggctagacttaggacgtgttttcaaaatgatacttgttttcaaaatatctcaacaccacgattaatcgatttatcaaagacgcccactcaaacaaatttaaactcgatataacaaagtgtggctatggttgtgggcatgtctaggattggatccaattaaagagcttggtacttagcgaccttcatggctcacctcctccgcctcggatacctacacggtgcttagcttccatacactttgttaactcaaagaaaacatatggcttttaaaaactctaaaacgaaactcaaatttttaaattcgatgtggcacgtcaaatttggccataacgtctgggccgggtttggggtgttacagttatagATAGGACTGATTGTATCTAATATTGTTatcaaaaaatattttgaaaaataaaacgtCTATTTTAGACATTATATTGTAAAGTAAAAGTATgcatttaactaaaatttaaattaattaatattatgatatattagtaagaatattaaaataatttattatatctcattattaatattttttatatgaaatataaaaattaaaacatttgtaaccaattgatattaattatttgtaaaacttaatttaaatatataatctaTAGTTTAGTTATTATAAAAGTATAACTATgacaaatttaaatatataaggttatatatttaaaatgaatttaaatagaaaaataattgtatatctaatataaatattacataaaatatattggaatataaataaaaattaagaatgttatttgactcaatttttttttaaattagaaaaCATTTTTCAAAAAGCAATTTTACATCAATTACACCACGCATACTATGCCACTAtcattatttttcttaattagttcaatattaaaaagaaaaatttcaaatttaattttgagaaaatagaaGCTTAAATATATAAGAGGTCCttgtactattttaaaatttaaaatttagtctttatactttaattttaaaatattgaatctctttaattttttttcttaaaatcgtACTCTCTCCGtccaattttttattaatttgtttCCTACTCTCTAAAAatacatgaaaaataaaaaaattaaaagataaaaatataatttttaaactaaaaattttaaaaagtcgaTAAAGAAAatcttcaatttttaatttttttatactttTGCAAATAATTTGTGATATTattaaaaaacaataaataaatttaaaagagatgaacaaattctaagtgaaaactaaaaaaaaaaaaggtaaaaagaaatttcaaagtTTCACATTTTGAACTTTACCCACTTGAATCTTCGACTCTTCTGAAAAGAGGTTGCCACAAGATTGGTACGTGAAAGTAAAAaagttattttacttttttttttataattgttaGGCCAATATATTTAATGGTAAAATTGGATGGAGGGACtaagatttttaaattaaaaatacataaatataatatctaaaaattaaaatattaaaattaaattgtaaattttaaaagaGTATAAAGATTTTTGGCatatttaaactaaaataaaataaaaatgggagcaaaatttgtaatattaatggtataatatttatataatttcacaaattggATAGGTGTTTTGTTGATATATAATATAATAGCAGTGGGCATTGATTTTCATGTATTACTGGTCAAATGGTGTATTgaattattgttttttttttcggAAACAGAACTAGTCTGTTCCAAATAACTCATTGGAACTATGAAGTACAAAGCAAAGACTAAGACTATTGCAATTCACATGCTAAATTGAGAATTTATAGTTTATTTTATCAATGTGAATATACAAAAAAAGTTAGTCAATCTTCTAAAAAACTATCATTGTGTTTGAATTAATGACTTGCACCAATACTTTTCACATACCATGCCACCATCACGACTGAGCTGTGAACATTTGCATGATACACCAACTAAAATAGAGTACGAAAACATTTGCATCATATACAAATCAACACTGTTAGATGAAGGCTGCTTTAATGACAGAATAGTATGTAATCTAAACTTCTTGTCTATAAATTTGGTGCATATCAAATTCTGATTCTCCACACAATCTATCCTTTCTTTTTTGTCTAAACACCAAACATGGAGAACCTTGGTATCCTAATTGCACTGTTTTTCCTCTTCTCCTCCTCCACTTCCCTTCACCCATCTTCTCATACTAATAATCTCCAAAACCATTGCCTCCATGACCAGAGGTCTGCTCTCCTACAATTGCAGCATCATCTCTACTATGCCCCAAACTTCACTTTCTCTTCCAAACTTGACCTCTGGGATCCCAACACCCATTGTTGCTCTTGGAAAGGAGTTACATGTGATGCTCTTGGTCATGTCATTGGGATTGATCTCAGTTACCAAAACCTTTCAGGCAGCTTTCACTCCATTTTCAATCTCCATCATCTCCAACGCCTTAATCTTGCTGGAAACAATTTTAATACCACTTTGTTTCAGTATgggtttggaaaactcccaaaTTTAACTCATCTCAACCTCTCGGCCTCATGTTTTCATATCCAAATTCCGGTGGGGATTTCATACTTAACAAGGTTAGTCTCTCTTAACCTATCTTATCAAGATGATTGCTATCGGAGAAATGATCAAAGTTTTGCTTCATTTGACCCTACTTTGAAACTAGAGAAACCAAACTTCAAGACATTCATAAAGAACATGAGGTCTCTCAGAGAGTTGTATTTGGATGGAGTGAATATTTCAAGTCAAAGTAGTAAATGGTGTGAAACCACATCGTTGTCACTTCCCAAGCTGACTGTTTTAAGCATGTCAGGCTGTGGTTTGACCGGTCCATTTTGTTCATCACTCTTAAACCTTCGTTATCTTTCTAAACTTAACCTTGATTCTAACCCAATCTCTTATTTGCCTCCCAAGTTCTCGAAAATTTCCTCTCCATTGGTTTCTCTTGGTTTAGTAGATTGCAATTTGAGTGGGCATTTTCCAGCAGAATTTTTCTCATTGCCCAAAATGCAAAGAATTGATATTTCAGACAACTCTCGTCTCATGGGCCAATTGCCAGAATTTCCAATTAACAACACTTTAGAGGTGTTGTCATTGCAATATACTAATTTTTCTGAATCCATTCCAGCATCAATTGCAAATCTCAGTAACCTTGTGGAATTGGATCTAAGTGATAACAATTTCAATGGTTCAATCCCTCCATTTCATAGATCTGGAGTTCCAAATCTTGCATCTCTTGATTTGTCATGGAACCACCTTTCTGGATCAATACCTTCTTCCTTATTTACTCTTTCAACATTGCAAACCCTCTCTCTTGGATACAACAGCTTTAGTGATTGCCAATTAAAGCTTGACATGTTTCTCCAACTCAGCAACTTAACGCGTCTCGACCTATCCAACATCAGcttgttaattggaagccacaACAAAAGCCGTACTTTACCCCAATTAGAGTCTCTATACCTAAGGTCATGCAACCTTACTGAATTTCCTGAATTCATCAAAAGCCAAAACAAGTTGACTGACCTAGATCTTTCTAACAACCGAATCCACGGTCTTGTTCTAAATTGGTTGTGGAAGAGCACACTTGAAATATTAGACCTTTCTTCCAATGCGATTGACATTCCGAATCAGTTTCCTTTTGATGATGCAAATTCCTCCTTTCCAATGCTGATTTCGTTGCGTTTGAGATCCTGTAATATAAGTACGTTTCCAGCATTTCTAAAGAGTCAAGAGAGCTTAGAAGAACTTGACCTTTCAAATAACCAAATAAGCGGGGCCGTACCAAATTGGGTGTGGAAGAAAAGTTTGCAATATTTGGATCTTTCCAACAATTCTCTAACATCTTTGGACCAATTTTCATCCAATCAAGACTCTTTACAAATACCTATTTGTAATTTGAGTCAACTTCAGACTTTTGATGCTTCCTTCAACAAATTGAGTGGCTCAATCCCAAGTTGCTTAGGCAATATCAGTAGTCTTGAGTATTTAGATCTACAGCAAAATAATTTCAGTGGTAGCATACCAGATTTTGGAGGAGCAACCCAACTGTCCACTCTTCAACTCAATGACAATAAATTGGAAGGGAAGTTGCCGAGGTCATTAGCCAATTGCACAATGCTCTATGTTTTAAACCTCGAAAACAATACTCTGCACGACACATTCCCTTTGTGGTTGGGAAAATTGCCTGGCCTGACGGTTCTTATACTGCAAGCAAATAGGTTTTATGGTCCAATTAAACATTTGGAAAATAATTTTCCAGTATTG
The Gossypium arboreum isolate Shixiya-1 chromosome 10, ASM2569848v2, whole genome shotgun sequence genome window above contains:
- the LOC108488935 gene encoding LOW QUALITY PROTEIN: receptor-like protein 34 (The sequence of the model RefSeq protein was modified relative to this genomic sequence to represent the inferred CDS: inserted 1 base in 1 codon; deleted 3 bases in 3 codons), with the protein product MENLGILIALFFLFSSSTSLHPSSHTNNLQNHCLHDQRSALLQLQHHLYYAPNFTFSSKLDLWDPNTHCCSWKGVTCDALGHVIGIDLSYQNLSGSFHSIFNLHHLQRLNLAGNNFNTTLFQYGFGKLPNLTHLNLSASCFHIQIPVGISYLTRLVSLNLSYQDDCYRRNDQSFASFDPTLKLEKPNFKTFIKNMRSLRELYLDGVNISSQSSKWCETTSLSLPKLTVLSMSGCGLTGPFCSSLLNLRYLSKLNLDSNPISYLPPKFSKISSPLVSLGLVDCNLSGHFPAEFFSLPKMQRIDISDNSRLMGQLPEFPINNTLEVLSLQYTNFSESIPASIANLSNLVELDLSDNNFNGSIPPFHRSGVPNLASLDLSWNHLSGSIPSSLFTLSTLQTLSLGYNSFSDCQLKLDMFLQLSNLTRLDLSNISLLIGSHNKSRTLPQLESLYLRSCNLTEFPEFIKSQNKLTDLDLSNNRIHGLVLNWLWKSTLEILDLSSNAIDIPNQFPFDDANSSFPMLISLRLRSCNISTFPAFLKSQESLEELDLSNNQISGAVPNWVWKKSLQYLDLSNNSLTSLDQFSSNQDSLQIPICNLSQLQTFDASFNKLSGSIPSCLGNISSLEYLDLQQNNFSGSIPDFGGATQLSTLQLNDNKLEGKLPRSLANCTMLYVLNLENNTLHDTFPLWLGKLPGLTVLILQANRFYGPIKHLENNFPVLDVLDIASNNFSGHLSIKFFHATHQLRSLKIGGNKLEGKLPRSLANCQKLEVLDVRKNMIHDTFPNWLVKLPSLMVLILRSNKFYGSIHFSGDGNVFPMLHILDLASNNFSGEVSVEFFQSLRAMMVIDGNKSKPSYVGDNSYYQDSVTIVNKGFEINYQKILTLLTCLDLSNNNFHGRILEEIQDLKSLHVLNLSYNSFFDSIPSALGSLTELESLDLSCNKLFGKIPPQLTSLTFLAALNLSYNQLEGSIPQSNQFGTFLNDSYIGNPRLCGVPLTKKCNEVGSQMLPPKEGEDSWIDGLSVWKVVLMGYGCGLVIGFSIGYTVLNEFGNKWIANFIRKWKRSRDKEANFISTVWCSRRQRKSLFIKEAIMSMSLSSRARYNFPNFISALPYNTLLDGSGFNNLHGCHHSFPDGSMRATDVTIAGKDAVLCGYGDVRKGCADALQQAHARIIVNEISSICALTALMEGVLKMKDMITVIHIRKMKDNAIFCNINHFYKEIAMHGLETNPGVKCITVKCIFPETNTDITVLAEGHLMNFXSFVMSWWLRNQVMAQLKL